One window of Ammospiza nelsoni isolate bAmmNel1 chromosome 12, bAmmNel1.pri, whole genome shotgun sequence genomic DNA carries:
- the STMN3 gene encoding stathmin-3 isoform X2, with the protein MASTVSAYKEKMKELSLLSLICSCFHTQPHPNTIYQYGDMEVKQLDKRASGQSFEVILKSPSDLSPESPILSSPPKKKDLSLEELQRRLEAAEERRKTQEAQVLKQLAEKREHEREVLHKALEENNNFSRLAEEKLNYKMELSREIREAHLAALRERLREKELHAAEVRRNKEQREEISG; encoded by the exons ATGGCCAGCACCGTCTCAG cctacaaggagaaaatgaaggagctgtctctgctctccctcaTCTGCTCCTGTTTCCAcacccagccccatcccaacaCCATCTACCAGTATGGAG aTATGGAGGTGAAGCAGCTGGATAAGAGGGCATCAGGCCAGAGCTTCGAAGTGATCCTGAAGTCCCCTTCAGATTTATCTCCTGAGAGCCCaatcctctcctcccctcccaagAAGAAGGATTTgtccctggaggagctgcagaggaggctggaggctgcagaggagaggaggaag ACCCAGGAGGCGCAGGTGCTGAAGCAGCTGGCGGAGAAGCGGGAGCACGAGCGGGAGGTGCTGCACAAGGCGCTGGAGGAGAACAACAACTTCAGCCGCCTGGCCGAGGAGAAGCTCAACTACAAgatggagctgagcagggagatcCGTGAGGCACACCTCGCTGCCTTGAGGGAGCGGCTCCGCGAGAAG GAACTGCACGCGGCCGAGGTCCGCAGGAACAAGGAACAGCGGGAGGAGATCTCTGGATAA
- the STMN3 gene encoding stathmin-3 isoform X1 has product MAISYFSAYKEKMKELSLLSLICSCFHTQPHPNTIYQYGDMEVKQLDKRASGQSFEVILKSPSDLSPESPILSSPPKKKDLSLEELQRRLEAAEERRKTQEAQVLKQLAEKREHEREVLHKALEENNNFSRLAEEKLNYKMELSREIREAHLAALRERLREKELHAAEVRRNKEQREEISG; this is encoded by the exons ATGgctatttcatatttttcagcctacaaggagaaaatgaaggagctgtctctgctctccctcaTCTGCTCCTGTTTCCAcacccagccccatcccaacaCCATCTACCAGTATGGAG aTATGGAGGTGAAGCAGCTGGATAAGAGGGCATCAGGCCAGAGCTTCGAAGTGATCCTGAAGTCCCCTTCAGATTTATCTCCTGAGAGCCCaatcctctcctcccctcccaagAAGAAGGATTTgtccctggaggagctgcagaggaggctggaggctgcagaggagaggaggaag ACCCAGGAGGCGCAGGTGCTGAAGCAGCTGGCGGAGAAGCGGGAGCACGAGCGGGAGGTGCTGCACAAGGCGCTGGAGGAGAACAACAACTTCAGCCGCCTGGCCGAGGAGAAGCTCAACTACAAgatggagctgagcagggagatcCGTGAGGCACACCTCGCTGCCTTGAGGGAGCGGCTCCGCGAGAAG GAACTGCACGCGGCCGAGGTCCGCAGGAACAAGGAACAGCGGGAGGAGATCTCTGGATAA
- the GMEB2 gene encoding glucocorticoid modulatory element-binding protein 2: MATPDVSVHMEEVVVVTTPDGAVDGAAMEEVKTVLVTTNLSQHGGDINEDTLETENAAAAAAAAFTASTDLKEAVLVKMAEDEDSLEAEIVYPITCGDSKANLIWRKFVCPGINVKCVQFHDHLISPKEFVHLAGKSTLKDWKRAIRMNGIMLRKIMDSGELDFYQHTKVCSNTCRSTKIDLTGARVSLTSQTSTEYIPLTPASADVNGSPATITIETCEDTSDWSTSIGDDTFAFWQGLKDSGLLEEVIHEFHQELVETMKGLQQRAQDPPLQLGDAVLLNNVVQNFGMLDLVKKVLASHKCQMDRSREQYTRDLAALEQQCDEHRKRAKELKHKSQHLNNVLMTLTPVSVPTPLKRPRLTRATSGPAAITSQVLSQPAQLTVTPGVPVSQIANLPLGKVVSALPPSVLGKSPAQPPAASSPASPLLGGYTVLASAGSTFPGTVEIHPDASNLTVLSTAAVQDGSTVVKVVSPFQLLTLPGLGTTIQNVTQIAPGGSTVVTVPSGAAEAAGDEHAAAAIEVTAVADEAEQK, from the exons ATGGCGACGCCGGACGTCAGCGTGCACAtggaggaggtggtggtggtgacCACGCCGGACGGCGCCGTGGACGGCGCTGCCATGGAGGAGGTCAAGACAGTGCTGGTCACCACCAACCTGTCCCAGCACGG CGGTGACATCAATGAAGACACTCTGGAGactgaaaatgcagctgctgcagctgctgctgccttcacgGCCTCCACAGACCTGAAGGAAGCGGTTCTAG TGAAGATGGCTGAAGATGAGGACAGTTTGGAGGCAGAGATTGTCTACCCCATCACCTGTGGGGACAGCAAAGCCAACCTCATCTGGAGGAAGTTTGTATGCCCTGGAATCAATGTGAAGTGTGTGCAG TTTCATGATCACCTCATCAGCCCCAAGGAGTTTGTGCACCTGGCAGGGAAGTCGACCTTGAAGGATTGGAAGCGGGCGATCCGGATGAACGGGATCATGCTCCG GAAGATTATGGACTCAGGAGAGCTGGATTTCTACCAGCACACAAAGGTCTGTTCCAACACCTGCCGGAGCACCAAGATTGACCTGACAGGAGCCAGGGTGTCCCTGACCAGCCAGACATCAACAGAGTACATCCCTCTGActcctgcctctgctgatg TGAACGGATCCCCAGCTACAATAACCATAGAAACATGCGAGGACACCAGCGATTGGAGCACCAGCATTGGAG ATGACACCTTTGCTTTTTGGCAAGGTCTGAAGGACAGTGGTCTCCTGGAAGAAGTGATCCATGAGTTCCACCAAGAGCTGGTGGAGACCATGAAGGGCTTGCAGCAGCGAGCACAGGATCCCCCACTGCAGCTTGGGG ACGCTGTTTTACTCAACAACGTAGTCCAGAACTTTGGGATGCTGGATCTGGTCAAGAAGGTCCTGGCCAGCCACAAGTGCCAGATGGATCGCTCGAGGGAGCAGTACACACGGGATTTGGCAG ctctggagcagcagtgtgACGAGCACCGCAAGCGAGCGAAGGAGCTGAAGCACAAATCGCAGCATCTCAACAACGTCCTGATGACCCTCACACCCGTCTCTGTTCCCACACCTCTGAAACGCCCCCGGCTCACCAGGGCCACCTCCGGACCAGCTGCCATCACCTCCCAAGTCCTGTCCCAGCCAGCGCAGCTCACTGTCACCCCTGGTGTCCCAGTATCCCAGATTGCCAACCTCCCTCTTGGCAAAGTGGTCTCGGCCCTCCCTCCTTCGGTGCTGGGGAagagcccggcccagcccccCGCCGCCAGCTCCCCGGCCTCCCCTCTGCTGGGGGGGTACACGGTGCTGGCCTCCGCCGGCTCCACCTTCCCCGGCACCGTGGAGATCCACCCGGACGCTTCCAACCTGACGGTGCTGAGCACGGCTGCGGTCCAGGACGGCAGCACGGTGGTGAAGGTGGtgagccccttccagctcctgacCCTTCCAGGACTTGGCACGACCATCCAGAATGTGACACAAATAGCTCCCGGCGGGAGCACGGTGGTGACTGTCCCGTCCGGGGCCGCTGAGGCCGCCGGGGACGAGCACGCTGCCGCCGCCATCGAGGTGACCGCGGTGGCCGACGAGGCGGAGCAGAAGTGA